One genomic segment of Penaeus chinensis breed Huanghai No. 1 chromosome 24, ASM1920278v2, whole genome shotgun sequence includes these proteins:
- the LOC125038112 gene encoding CAP-Gly domain-containing linker protein 1-like isoform X9, whose protein sequence is MNSPKPSGIRTPTRIGRAASGIPVTPGTPPTPPTPPTPPTQNKPFKIAPLSTPSPSAGATTLHEDEVVARRRFSEDVRKKSLDASVVLTEDTDSFIIGDRVWVGGTKGGHISYIGETQFAPGEWAGVTLDEPIGKNDGSVAGVRYFQCEAKKGVFSRLTRLSRTPLTDQDIEILTSRSSTVGSDSPKTNGTPAASVASGPTSSTPRKITPASAPAGSTASSTSAVAAKSGSPAPASTPRKASNATPASVSSDFKVGDRVIINSASGVKHGTLRFIGKADFAEGIWAGVELDEPNGKNDGSVAGKKYFECKNKYGLFAPVARVSKFTGSSGTPRRTSSLSQTPRGSLRRSNSKESIGGSSVASSTTSSIRGTRVRLGVTSLSPGQRPSRPTTSSVPSTKALQEALAEKTQHVDQLMRERDLERAEVARMAAQADEATRAAQDMRMQLDQLQVESEERLHDLGERVRLLEKEREDILTKLEDKQREVDDLAFRLEEESITKADLEKLERLKASQSTTDGEHIKEMKKEVEELRKKLKDRGTIEANRAFEMEELEINLRASVEELQAKVMDMEREKEEQDKVLLENIEMIKSLKTSNEALTNDISEREQKIQLLESKQEEDGAKSRERSTEIGEKDAKIRELQLEVERKGKDFEDVTQQVEEVLQDIVKERQEKDMLRKEIEGLKTQLSSGSSETSSLLLELDKVKEELVVATSQLQEVNNKVKNVETEKTKAEEELKQASSSASDMSVQLKSATTKLQDTEKELSIFKERLEKAEKSLRSEQEGKLSQTETVEKQLSELKEQHSQQLLNYEEQVKTLEATLAEKTMEISEFGRQITAASSHVSALEEQKKQLAEQVASHLASSSDSSQQLTTLNNQLREKEKQLEAIQEQLREKEATLSREVEMREKENQAVLQQAKEAKEKSEAELQMLNEKLSEMEKEAGESKSQVEALKKQHKTETEELMKQKDLEIYESQEQLMLKEAEVATLEETQKSLENQVKAMTSESADKQGSMEKALADMRTELDNLVKEKNEMVRRKTELEEQISSLENANCKLRTEQEANLLAVTERDQKVAALKAEVEHLMTSFNSHREDLQKQLMQVQADKEAMAEIQKTFEDERARLDCLQESLAEKEEENENLQKEKESLGKEVERLKVVEEEKTNLVKEKDSMEENLKKLLAIEEEHKTLQKTHTEHTKKAESLSAEKDRMAKEKDELAKEIKMLKKLEEERERLSGDVQKLEKELTKIPHLQEDNARLADDIAKMTEERETLAASLKKMEEEVKQKKQLEEDNMRISSSLKSVEEEKNKLMIDVQKLEAEAASKVRNLEGDHSKALETVRSLEEEKRQAAEEIYKLEEELKKLRKLEEENLTLESKNMALVKSMEELKISHETRVGELETEKFNVIEEVVVLQEQLTTAKSSIEERHHKMKEMEEEVSNVSNLRAKVDLLEKEKRSLENKIVDLRVQVASTEITNNDSDNFVKELKDEKDQLDGQVNFLNTVIVDMQRKNDELKTRIEIFELGNVSDDTKANMNGMSPKGRYVVAPRLYCDICDCFDAHDTEDCPKQASSDSPPPSQHHGERGSTRPYCDTCEVFGHETGECNDDETF, encoded by the exons GCAAGAATGATGGAAGCGTGGCAGGTGTGCGTTACTTCCAGTGTGAGGCCAAGAAAGGTGTCTTCTCTCGCCTCACCCGCCTGTCCCGCACACCTCTCACTGACCAGGACATCGAGATCCTGACATCCAGATCTTCCACCGTAGGATCAGACTCCCCAAAGACCAATGGTACCCCCGCAGCTAGCGTGGCCTCGGGCCCTACATCATCTACCCCACGTAAGATTACTCCTGCCAGTGCCCCAGCAGGTTCCACTGCTTCCTCCACCTCTGCTGTTGCTGCTAAGTCAGGTTCTCCTGCCCCTGCTTCTACTCCAAGGAAAGCTTCTAATGCTACCCCAG CTTCTGTATCCTCAGACTTCAAAGTAGGAGACCGTGTAATCATCAACAGTGCTTCAGGAGTCAAGCATGGCACACTGCGCTTCATTGGAAAGGCAGACTTTGCTGAGGGCATTTGGGCTGGGGTGGAATTGGATGAGCCCAATGGCAAGAACGATGGTTCTGTGGCAGGCAAAAA ATATTTTGAGTGCAAGAACAAGTACGGACTGTTTGCCCCAGTGGCCCGCGTAAGCAAGTTTACAGGGAGTTCAGGAACCCCGCGCCGTACCTCCTCCCTGTCCCAGACACCCCGGGGCTCCCTCCGCCGTTCCAACAGCAAGGAATCCATTGGCGGCTCTTCTGTTGCCTCTTCCACGACGTCATCCATTCGGGGTACCAGGGTAAGACTTGGCGTCACGTCCCTATCGCCAGGCCAG AGACCAAGTAGGCCCACCACATCCTCTGTACCAAGCACCAAAGCTTTGCAG GAAGCACTCGCAGAAAAAACCCAACATGTTGATCAGCTGATGAGAGAGCGTGACCTGGAGAGGGCAGAGGTAGCACGAATGGCTGCCCAGGCAGATGAGGCTACCAGGGCAGCTCAGGACATGCGGATGCAACTCGATCAG CTACAAGTGGAGTCGGAGGAGCGCCTGCACGACCTGGGTGAACGAGTGCGCCTGCTGGAGAAGGAACGGGAGGACATTCTCACCAAACTGGAGGACAAGCAGAGGGAGGTAGATGACCTGGCCTTCCGTCTGGAGGAGGAGTCCATCACCAAGGCCGATCTCGAG AAATTGGAACGCCTGAAAGCA AGTCAGAGCACAACAGATGGAGAGCACatcaaagaaatgaagaaggaggtggaggaactaAGAAAAAAACTCAAAGACCGAGGAACCATAGAGGCTAACAGGGCATTCGAGATGGAGGAATTGGAGATTAACCTGAGAGCTAGTGTGGAAGAACTTCAAGCTAAG GTGATGGacatggaaagggaaaaagaggagcaaGATAAAGTCCTGCTGGAAAATATCGAGATGATAAAGTCCCTCAAGACAAGCAACGAGGCCTTGACAAACGACATCAGTGAGCGTGAGCAGAAGATCCAACTTCTGGAATCGAAGCAGGAGGAAGATGGTGCAAAATCAAGGGAGAGGTCAACAGAAATTGGTGAAAAGGATGCAAAGATTAGGGAGCTGCAGCTTGAggttgagaggaaagggaaggacttTGAAGATGTGACCCAACAGGTGGAGGAGGTCCTACAGGACATCGTTaaggagagacaagaaaaggaCATGCTTCGGAAGGAGATTGAGG GTCTCAAAACACAGCTCAGTTCTGGCTCGAGTGAGACTTCAAGTCTTCTACTCGAACTTGACAAGGTGAAGGAAGAACTCGTAGTTGCCACTAGTCAACTTCAGGAGGTGAATAACAAA GTCAAGAATGTTGAGACGGAGAAGACCAAAGCCGAGGAAGAACTCAAGCAGGCAAGCAGTTCAGCTTCAGATATGTCAGTCCAGCTCAAGAGTGCCACAACCAAGCTCCAGGATACAGAAAAAGAACTATCGATTTTCAAG GAGAGGCTCGAGAAAGCAGAAAAGTCCCTTAGAAGCGAGCAGGAAGGCAAGCTCTCCCAGACTGAAACAGTGGAGAAACAGTTGTCAGAATTAAAGGAACAGCATTCACAGCAACTTCTTAATTATGAAGAACAGGTCAAAACACTG GAAGCCACATTAGCTGAAAAGACCATGGAGATCAGTGAGTTTGGCAGGCAGATCACGGCAGCAAGTTCCCATGTAAGCGCCCTGGAAGAGCAGAAGAAGCAGCTGGCGGAACAGGTTGCATCACATCTGGCCTCCTCGTCAGATTCCTCGCAACAGCTGACCACCCTTAACAACCAGCTGCGTGAGAAGGAGAAGCAACTGGAAGCCATTCAGGAACAGCTGCGTGAAAAGGAGGCGACCCTCTCTCGGGaggtggagatgagggagaaggagaaccaGGCAGTACTCCAGCAGGCCAAAGAAGCTAAGGAGAAGTCTGAGGCTGAGTTGCAGATGCTGAATGAGAAGCTgagtgagatggagaaagaagctGGTGAAAGCAAGAGCCAAGTGGAGGCCCTAAAGAAGCAACATAAGACGGAAACGGAAGAGCTGATGAAGCAGAAGGACTTGGAGATCTATGAGTCCCAAGAGCAGTTGATGCTGAAGGAGGCTGAAGTTGCAACATTGGAG GAGACACAAAAGAGTTTGGAGAATCAAGTGAAGGCCATGACCAGTGAATCAGCTGACAAACAGGGAAGCATGGAGAAGGCACTTGCTGACATGAGAACCGAGTTGGATAATCTAGTCAAAGAGAAAAACGAG ATGGTTCGGAGGAAGACAGAGTTAGAGGAACAAATATCAAGTCTGGAGAATGCTAATTGCAAGCTACGAACAGAGCAGGAAGCGAACCTCTTGGCTGTGACCGAGAGGGATCAAAAG GTGGCAGCCTTGAAAGCCGAGGTGGAACACTTGATGACCTCCTTCAACAGCCATCGAGAAGACCTTCAAAAACAGCTGATGCAAGTGCAGGCGGATAAGGAGGCAATGGCAGAGATCCAGAAGACATT TGAGGATGAGCGAGCGCGGTTGGATTGTCTGCAGGAGAGcttggcggagaaggaggaggaaaacgaaaacctgcagaaggagaaggagagtttggggaaggaggtggaaagattAAAG gtggtggaggaagaaaaaacaaatctagTCAAAGAAAAAGACAGTATGGAGGAGAATTTGAAGAAGCTATTAGCCATAGAGGAAGAACACAAGACACTACAGAagacacacaccgaacacaccaAGAAGGCGGAGAGCCTGAGTGCCGAAAAGGACCGCATGGCCAAGGAGAAAGATGAGTTGGCGAAGGAGATCAAGATGCTGAAGAagctggaggaagagagagagcggttgTCGGGTGACGTCCAGAAACTGGAGAAGGAGCTCACAAAGATCCCTCATCTACAGGAGGACAATGCTCGGCTGGCAGATGATATAGCAAAAATGACTGAGGAGAGGGAGACCCTGGCTGCCAGcctgaagaagatggaggaggaggtgaagcaaAAGAAGCAGCTGGAGGAAGACAACATGAGAATAAGTTCGAGTTTGAAGAGtgtcgaggaggagaagaacaagctGATGATCGATGTGCAGAAGCTGGAGGCCGAGGCTGCCTCGAAAGTAAGGAATCTGGAGGGGGACCACTCAAAGGCCCTGGAGACAGTCAGATccctggaagaggagaagaggcaggCGGCTGAGGAGATATACAAGTTGGAGGAGGAGTTGAAGAAACTCAGAAAGTTGGAGGAAGAGAACCTCACTCTGGAGTCCAAGAACATGGCTTTGGTGAAGAGTATGGAAGAACTCAAAATCAG CCATGAAACGCGTGTTGGAGAGCTGGAAACGGAGAAGTTTAATGTGATCGAAGAGGTTGTAGTACTGCAGGAACAACTAACGACGGCCAAGTCCAGCATAGAAGAAAGACATCATAAgatgaaggaaatggaagaggaagtcaGCAACGTGTCGAACCTACGTGCTAAAGTTGATCttttggagaaagaaaagaggagtttGGAGAACAAGATAGTAGATCTCAGGGTCCAAGTGGCATCTACAGAAATCACAAATAATGATTCTG ATAACTTTGTTAAGGAattgaaagatgaaaaagatCAGCTGGATGGACAAGTTAACTTCCTCAACACTGTCATCGTTGACATGCAACGAAAGAATGATGAGCTCAAGACACGCATAGAGATCTTTGAACTTGGAAATGTTTCTGATGACACTAAAGCTAATAT GAATGGAATGAGTCCAAAAGGACGTTATGTGGTAGCTCCGAGATTATATTGTGACATCTGTGACTGCTTCGATGCCCACGACACAGAGGACTGCCCGAAACAGGCCTCTTCAgactctcctcctccatcacaacACCATGGGGAAAGAGGCTCAACGAGACCATACTGTGATACTTGTGAAG ttTTTGGGCATGAAACCGGGGAATGTAATGATGACGAAACCTTCTAA
- the LOC125038112 gene encoding CAP-Gly domain-containing linker protein 1-like isoform X8: protein MNSPKPSGIRTPTRIGRAASGIPVTPGTPPTPPTPPTPPTQNKPFKIAPLSTPSPSAGATTLHEDEVVARRRFSEDVRKKSLDTSAVMDDIFKHQRRLSEAGVRRLSDASVVLTEDTDSFIIGDRVWVGGTKGGHISYIGETQFAPGEWAGVTLDEPIGKNDGSVAGVRYFQCEAKKGVFSRLTRLSRTPLTDQDIEILTSRSSTVGSDSPKTNGTPAASVASGPTSSTPRKITPASAPAGSTASSTSAVAAKSGSPAPASTPRKASNATPASVSSDFKVGDRVIINSASGVKHGTLRFIGKADFAEGIWAGVELDEPNGKNDGSVAGKKYFECKNKYGLFAPVARVSKFTGSSGTPRRTSSLSQTPRGSLRRSNSKESIGGSSVASSTTSSIRGTRVRLGVTSLSPGQRPSRPTTSSVPSTKALQEALAEKTQHVDQLMRERDLERAEVARMAAQADEATRAAQDMRMQLDQLQVESEERLHDLGERVRLLEKEREDILTKLEDKQREVDDLAFRLEEESITKADLEKLERLKASQSTTDGEHIKEMKKEVEELRKKLKDRGTIEANRAFEMEELEINLRASVEELQAKVMDMEREKEEQDKVLLENIEMIKSLKTSNEALTNDISEREQKIQLLESKQEEDGAKSRERSTEIGEKDAKIRELQLEVERKGKDFEDVTQQVEEVLQDIVKERQEKDMLRKEIEGLKTQLSSGSSETSSLLLELDKVKEELVVATSQLQEVNNKVKNVETEKTKAEEELKQASSSASDMSVQLKSATTKLQDTEKELSIFKERLEKAEKSLRSEQEGKLSQTETVEKQLSELKEQHSQQLLNYEEQVKTLEATLAEKTMEISEFGRQITAASSHVSALEEQKKQLAEQVASHLASSSDSSQQLTTLNNQLREKEKQLEAIQEQLREKEATLSREVEMREKENQAVLQQAKEAKEKSEAELQMLNEKLSEMEKEAGESKSQVEALKKQHKTETEELMKQKDLEIYESQEQLMLKEAEVATLEETQKSLENQVKAMTSESADKQGSMEKALADMRTELDNLVKEKNEMVRRKTELEEQISSLENANCKLRTEQEANLLAVTERDQKVAALKAEVEHLMTSFNSHREDLQKQLMQVQADKEAMAEIQKTFEDERARLDCLQESLAEKEEENENLQKEKESLGKEVERLKVVEEEKTNLVKEKDSMEENLKKLLAIEEEHKTLQKTHTEHTKKAESLSAEKDRMAKEKDELAKEIKMLKKLEEERERLSGDVQKLEKELTKIPHLQEDNARLADDIAKMTEERETLAASLKKMEEEVKQKKQLEEDNMRISSSLKSVEEEKNKLMIDVQKLEAEAASKVRNLEGDHSKALETVRSLEEEKRQAAEEIYKLEEELKKLRKLEEENLTLESKNMALVKSMEELKISHETRVGELETEKFNVIEEVVVLQEQLTTAKSSIEERHHKMKEMEEEVSNVSNLRAKVDLLEKEKRSLENKIVDLRVQVASTEITNNDSDNFVKELKDEKDQLDGQVNFLNTVIVDMQRKNDELKTRIEIFELGNVSDDTKANMNGMSPKGRYVVAPRLYCDICDCFDAHDTEDCPKQASSDSPPPSQHHGERGSTRPYCDTCEVFGHETGECNDDETF from the exons GCAAGAATGATGGAAGCGTGGCAGGTGTGCGTTACTTCCAGTGTGAGGCCAAGAAAGGTGTCTTCTCTCGCCTCACCCGCCTGTCCCGCACACCTCTCACTGACCAGGACATCGAGATCCTGACATCCAGATCTTCCACCGTAGGATCAGACTCCCCAAAGACCAATGGTACCCCCGCAGCTAGCGTGGCCTCGGGCCCTACATCATCTACCCCACGTAAGATTACTCCTGCCAGTGCCCCAGCAGGTTCCACTGCTTCCTCCACCTCTGCTGTTGCTGCTAAGTCAGGTTCTCCTGCCCCTGCTTCTACTCCAAGGAAAGCTTCTAATGCTACCCCAG CTTCTGTATCCTCAGACTTCAAAGTAGGAGACCGTGTAATCATCAACAGTGCTTCAGGAGTCAAGCATGGCACACTGCGCTTCATTGGAAAGGCAGACTTTGCTGAGGGCATTTGGGCTGGGGTGGAATTGGATGAGCCCAATGGCAAGAACGATGGTTCTGTGGCAGGCAAAAA ATATTTTGAGTGCAAGAACAAGTACGGACTGTTTGCCCCAGTGGCCCGCGTAAGCAAGTTTACAGGGAGTTCAGGAACCCCGCGCCGTACCTCCTCCCTGTCCCAGACACCCCGGGGCTCCCTCCGCCGTTCCAACAGCAAGGAATCCATTGGCGGCTCTTCTGTTGCCTCTTCCACGACGTCATCCATTCGGGGTACCAGGGTAAGACTTGGCGTCACGTCCCTATCGCCAGGCCAG AGACCAAGTAGGCCCACCACATCCTCTGTACCAAGCACCAAAGCTTTGCAG GAAGCACTCGCAGAAAAAACCCAACATGTTGATCAGCTGATGAGAGAGCGTGACCTGGAGAGGGCAGAGGTAGCACGAATGGCTGCCCAGGCAGATGAGGCTACCAGGGCAGCTCAGGACATGCGGATGCAACTCGATCAG CTACAAGTGGAGTCGGAGGAGCGCCTGCACGACCTGGGTGAACGAGTGCGCCTGCTGGAGAAGGAACGGGAGGACATTCTCACCAAACTGGAGGACAAGCAGAGGGAGGTAGATGACCTGGCCTTCCGTCTGGAGGAGGAGTCCATCACCAAGGCCGATCTCGAG AAATTGGAACGCCTGAAAGCA AGTCAGAGCACAACAGATGGAGAGCACatcaaagaaatgaagaaggaggtggaggaactaAGAAAAAAACTCAAAGACCGAGGAACCATAGAGGCTAACAGGGCATTCGAGATGGAGGAATTGGAGATTAACCTGAGAGCTAGTGTGGAAGAACTTCAAGCTAAG GTGATGGacatggaaagggaaaaagaggagcaaGATAAAGTCCTGCTGGAAAATATCGAGATGATAAAGTCCCTCAAGACAAGCAACGAGGCCTTGACAAACGACATCAGTGAGCGTGAGCAGAAGATCCAACTTCTGGAATCGAAGCAGGAGGAAGATGGTGCAAAATCAAGGGAGAGGTCAACAGAAATTGGTGAAAAGGATGCAAAGATTAGGGAGCTGCAGCTTGAggttgagaggaaagggaaggacttTGAAGATGTGACCCAACAGGTGGAGGAGGTCCTACAGGACATCGTTaaggagagacaagaaaaggaCATGCTTCGGAAGGAGATTGAGG GTCTCAAAACACAGCTCAGTTCTGGCTCGAGTGAGACTTCAAGTCTTCTACTCGAACTTGACAAGGTGAAGGAAGAACTCGTAGTTGCCACTAGTCAACTTCAGGAGGTGAATAACAAA GTCAAGAATGTTGAGACGGAGAAGACCAAAGCCGAGGAAGAACTCAAGCAGGCAAGCAGTTCAGCTTCAGATATGTCAGTCCAGCTCAAGAGTGCCACAACCAAGCTCCAGGATACAGAAAAAGAACTATCGATTTTCAAG GAGAGGCTCGAGAAAGCAGAAAAGTCCCTTAGAAGCGAGCAGGAAGGCAAGCTCTCCCAGACTGAAACAGTGGAGAAACAGTTGTCAGAATTAAAGGAACAGCATTCACAGCAACTTCTTAATTATGAAGAACAGGTCAAAACACTG GAAGCCACATTAGCTGAAAAGACCATGGAGATCAGTGAGTTTGGCAGGCAGATCACGGCAGCAAGTTCCCATGTAAGCGCCCTGGAAGAGCAGAAGAAGCAGCTGGCGGAACAGGTTGCATCACATCTGGCCTCCTCGTCAGATTCCTCGCAACAGCTGACCACCCTTAACAACCAGCTGCGTGAGAAGGAGAAGCAACTGGAAGCCATTCAGGAACAGCTGCGTGAAAAGGAGGCGACCCTCTCTCGGGaggtggagatgagggagaaggagaaccaGGCAGTACTCCAGCAGGCCAAAGAAGCTAAGGAGAAGTCTGAGGCTGAGTTGCAGATGCTGAATGAGAAGCTgagtgagatggagaaagaagctGGTGAAAGCAAGAGCCAAGTGGAGGCCCTAAAGAAGCAACATAAGACGGAAACGGAAGAGCTGATGAAGCAGAAGGACTTGGAGATCTATGAGTCCCAAGAGCAGTTGATGCTGAAGGAGGCTGAAGTTGCAACATTGGAG GAGACACAAAAGAGTTTGGAGAATCAAGTGAAGGCCATGACCAGTGAATCAGCTGACAAACAGGGAAGCATGGAGAAGGCACTTGCTGACATGAGAACCGAGTTGGATAATCTAGTCAAAGAGAAAAACGAG ATGGTTCGGAGGAAGACAGAGTTAGAGGAACAAATATCAAGTCTGGAGAATGCTAATTGCAAGCTACGAACAGAGCAGGAAGCGAACCTCTTGGCTGTGACCGAGAGGGATCAAAAG GTGGCAGCCTTGAAAGCCGAGGTGGAACACTTGATGACCTCCTTCAACAGCCATCGAGAAGACCTTCAAAAACAGCTGATGCAAGTGCAGGCGGATAAGGAGGCAATGGCAGAGATCCAGAAGACATT TGAGGATGAGCGAGCGCGGTTGGATTGTCTGCAGGAGAGcttggcggagaaggaggaggaaaacgaaaacctgcagaaggagaaggagagtttggggaaggaggtggaaagattAAAG gtggtggaggaagaaaaaacaaatctagTCAAAGAAAAAGACAGTATGGAGGAGAATTTGAAGAAGCTATTAGCCATAGAGGAAGAACACAAGACACTACAGAagacacacaccgaacacaccaAGAAGGCGGAGAGCCTGAGTGCCGAAAAGGACCGCATGGCCAAGGAGAAAGATGAGTTGGCGAAGGAGATCAAGATGCTGAAGAagctggaggaagagagagagcggttgTCGGGTGACGTCCAGAAACTGGAGAAGGAGCTCACAAAGATCCCTCATCTACAGGAGGACAATGCTCGGCTGGCAGATGATATAGCAAAAATGACTGAGGAGAGGGAGACCCTGGCTGCCAGcctgaagaagatggaggaggaggtgaagcaaAAGAAGCAGCTGGAGGAAGACAACATGAGAATAAGTTCGAGTTTGAAGAGtgtcgaggaggagaagaacaagctGATGATCGATGTGCAGAAGCTGGAGGCCGAGGCTGCCTCGAAAGTAAGGAATCTGGAGGGGGACCACTCAAAGGCCCTGGAGACAGTCAGATccctggaagaggagaagaggcaggCGGCTGAGGAGATATACAAGTTGGAGGAGGAGTTGAAGAAACTCAGAAAGTTGGAGGAAGAGAACCTCACTCTGGAGTCCAAGAACATGGCTTTGGTGAAGAGTATGGAAGAACTCAAAATCAG CCATGAAACGCGTGTTGGAGAGCTGGAAACGGAGAAGTTTAATGTGATCGAAGAGGTTGTAGTACTGCAGGAACAACTAACGACGGCCAAGTCCAGCATAGAAGAAAGACATCATAAgatgaaggaaatggaagaggaagtcaGCAACGTGTCGAACCTACGTGCTAAAGTTGATCttttggagaaagaaaagaggagtttGGAGAACAAGATAGTAGATCTCAGGGTCCAAGTGGCATCTACAGAAATCACAAATAATGATTCTG ATAACTTTGTTAAGGAattgaaagatgaaaaagatCAGCTGGATGGACAAGTTAACTTCCTCAACACTGTCATCGTTGACATGCAACGAAAGAATGATGAGCTCAAGACACGCATAGAGATCTTTGAACTTGGAAATGTTTCTGATGACACTAAAGCTAATAT GAATGGAATGAGTCCAAAAGGACGTTATGTGGTAGCTCCGAGATTATATTGTGACATCTGTGACTGCTTCGATGCCCACGACACAGAGGACTGCCCGAAACAGGCCTCTTCAgactctcctcctccatcacaacACCATGGGGAAAGAGGCTCAACGAGACCATACTGTGATACTTGTGAAG ttTTTGGGCATGAAACCGGGGAATGTAATGATGACGAAACCTTCTAA